Sequence from the Nerophis lumbriciformis linkage group LG02, RoL_Nlum_v2.1, whole genome shotgun sequence genome:
cagaatggttgaaggtggaatggtttgaataggttgaaaaatttgggaatttgtcaacttgggaaaatgtcccattcatttcaatgggagcttcctggaaattttgggaaaacctggatttttttaaaaaatgattaggagcatgaatgtcctgaatgagctgaattggtcggtgttggaattgtttaaatcgggcaagaaatgttgaagtagtaaatagggctgggcgatatatcgagtatatcgatatatcgcccagcccacgggcttgtctctgtgcgatatagaaaatgactatatcgtgatattcgaggatacgttctcaggcagttgcttttagctgcgggcattgcaCTGCATGCGTTCCTCActttttgttgtctctccttctcacagagacataaaacaagcgcaccttcttacatacgtcacatacatatacgccctcgcggagcagagaggtagcggcatggttaacgttagctgtggtgcgagtggtaatacgagagaaagaaggtgcaaatctggtaacaaatgaaggaagaattaattccccagaaaaacagcagggggtccatcgtctggcggtggtttggcttcaagtgggaatatcaatcaatcaatcaatcaatgtttacttatatagccctaaatcacaggtgtctcaaagggttgcacaagccacaacgacatcctcagctcagatcccacatcagggcaaggaaaaactcaacccaatgggacaatgagaaaccttggagaggaccgcagatgtggggcgaccggtgcaatggacttcgagtggatctagcataatatcgtgagagtccagtccatagtggatctaacataatagtgagagaaaaTATGTCAatcagacaaccgtaatttgtcaagtgtggggcaaaagcgttgctacaaaaagtagcaccactgctaatttgtagcatcatttgaaaagtcacctgctagagaataaggagtgcttgaaactccgcatgtcaacatctccgttcggtgccacaccaacaaaatgccgaagcaaccatttccacatcaacaccgtattaaaaaactagtcaacaacagaaggagataacgtccgcaggaacctaccacatagtgaaggacatacactatttgatttcctattttgcagctcatttttatttgacacttattgaaatatcttgtgtgacatcatgcacaaaagtgcactttatttgttttaaactattgcaaaaaaaaatacttggaaaaaaaatagtttaaatttccaggatggtggaatggtctgaattggttgaaaaatgtggaaatggtggaagtttgaaaaatggccaattcattttaaatgggaaaaatgtccagttaaacctgtaattctgggaaatctggaaagcccgcaattcccgaataggctgaacagtttgaagttggaacggtttgaatcgggtgaaaaatgtggaaggtagagcgcgccaaaatctgaagaagaagaagaagaagaagaaaaaccatatgtgtgaatgctttggagcattcacacaattattgtggttgtagtttgcTATTATGTaatgcaagggtgtccaaagtgcggccctgggactgtttgcggcccgcagctatatTTACGGGACAGGGGGAAAACTACAGAAGCTCCTGGGGGcaaaaaagaggagaaaaaacattgattttaaacCATTTTCTGCAACACAAAACTCGAATTCATTGACAACATGGGTTTGTCATCAAAGCCTACTAAGTTTATTTTGTCAATGAATTTCCCGTCCATTAACTGTGTGTTTAACTGTTGTCCTCCAGGTGAATGAATCCTTCAAGTCATGCTAGAAGAAGCAATGGAGCCAGAAGTTCTGTCCTATCAGCACGCACCAGCTCCCCCTCCATTGGACGGTGACACCGGGGAGGCGGGATCAGAGGAAGCAGATTTTGGGGCATTTGCCTATGGCCTCGCTGCTTCCGCTCACCCACCGTTCCTCAAGTCCGGCTTTAGACTCCGGACGGACCACTCCAGCAGGGATGAGGTGAAAGTAGGGCGGCCCTCTTGGCACCTCACAAACGGCTACTGCGGCGCTGCGGAGGAAACGGGCTTCGCCGACTTCACTGTGTTTACGGAGCAGGCGGCTCACCCGTGGTGCTGCGGCTTCGCTCCACTGGGTGGCGCCGCCGTGGGGACGAAGCTCTCCGGCAGTTTGACGGAAGGACGCCAGGTCGTCATGGACGCCGAGCCCAGATCTCGCTGCCAAAATGGCTCATCTCAGGACAAGTCTCACCAAACGTCCACGTTACAGGAGGAGCACGCCCTAAACAAGTCCACTACGGAGGACCTGGACTCTCTCTACGATGATGTCTCCTTTGAGGGTCCGTCTGAGGACTCCGAACCAAACGTGTCCTCCCTCGCCTCCCATGGGGATCAGACCGGTGATGAAGACGAGTCGCTGTCAGAGTGGGACCTGTGTAGTCACCGTGGCGACTGGGCTGCATCTCAGGGAACTACCTCCAATAACGAAACGTTTGACAATGGCGTTGACGGAGAGACGCGGGGTCTCCCTCCGAGTGACAGCTTTGCAGATTTCTGTTCAGCCGCCACACTGGAAGATGGCGGCGGGACGTGGGCGGAGTTTAAAGACACTCGGAGCAAGCTTGTGGATCAAGTCGGCAGCCTCCAGGTGGTTAAGGACACTTATGAGGACCACAGCTGTGCGGACATGTcatttgctaactttttttttgtcatgtccaCCAGTTCCTCCAGGCTTCCTTCCCAGAGGAGGAGGTCCCACCCGAGGAGGACAATGTTCCGAGCCTGGGTGCTCTGCTTCATCCTCAGGAGGAGGAGCACACATCTCAGGGGTATGCAACAACCACAACAGCCCTCACAAAACTTTGTATTCAGCAAGACTACAGAAGGTCAACTTGGAAATATACTTTCGAGCATTCAATGTACAGCTTGTATGGCAGAATAGATTTACTGTACTTTCctggctatagagcgcaccagtatttaagccCCGCCCACcagattttagaagaaataaatatttttacatgtatcaggactagagatgtccgataatggcttttttgcatctatccgatattccgatattgtccagctcttaattactgattccgatatcaaccgatatatacagtcgtggaattaacacattattatgcctaattttgttgtgatgccccgctggatgcattaaacaatgtaacaaggttttccaaaataaatcaactccagttatggaaaaaaatggcaacatggcactgccatatttattattgaagtcacaaagtgcattattttttttaacatgcctcaaaacagcagcttggaatttgggacatgctgagAGAGcatgggcggggttggaggggtggggttgagggggggggtgtatattgtagcgtcccggaagagttagtgctgcaaggggttctgggtatttgttttgttgtgttacggtgcggatgttctcccgaaatgtgtttgtcattcttgtttggtgtgggttcacagtgtggcgcatatttgtaacagtgttaaagttgtttatacggccaccctcagtgtgacctgtatggctgttgaccaagtatgcatggcattcacttgtgtgagggaaaagccgtagatattatgtgattgggccggcacgcaaaggcagtgcctttaaggtttattggcgctctgtacttctccctacgtccgtgtacacagcggcgtttataaaaagtcataaattttactttttgaaaccgataccgataattttgaaaccgataccgataatttccgatatgacattttaaagcatttatcggccgataatatcggcagtccgatattatcggacatccctaatcaggaCCATAAGTTgcaaatatataccggtatatgaaagattttgtaaaagtttatttacatacggtaccttaattgtttccaaacaatgtctgtaacacagcagtaaaacagctgatcaaacaaaacagaagtcatcatcaaggATCCACTAGCTCCACaagatagctctccaatcagctaaacagactcaataactccacaatgacattttggtgaatttacaaaactaatacaatacaaaaacaatgcctttgtaagttaataatagtaacacagacacttgtagacGTGCTAGcaaattagctaatgctaacgacgctagcttcattacattacgatggtatgtacaaatatgcatgaaaacactgctACAgacatttagtaagtaagaattgttttagttatagtgTAAGAGTTACAaaccttgcttggagtgatgactgaagaatccatacgagtagcaacgctatggacggttatacttccggttcaaagcattAAAACAGGAGGTACGTTTTCAACTCGCGGCACCTGCATTGAGCGAACTCTTCCAAAAGATTGCGCCGTAGCAGAAATAATAACACACTTTTTCGGTGtctgttgaaaactatttgttgaagatGAAACAtcatggccgttagcgaagaaaaatccataaattaaccgcACCGATTTATAGGCCGCAGTCTTCAAAGCATCTGAAAAAAGTGGCGGCTTATAGCCCTGAAAATATTATACTATTATTATACTATTAACCAGGACTCATTTTTAGTGCATATTACGTATATGCTGctatacaagctgcacactgactactctaaagcaggggtgtccagatACAACTTTTTCGCTTCCGACACAATGTCGATACTGGAGCCTTACATTGGCTGATATGATATCAGAGTCATACAttcttatattattttgtattatagaATATCaaaaaatgtttgatcaagtgaaatgagtcaaagagAGAACAATGGTAGTTATGAAAAactaacttatttattattaatcgtCTTGAATGGACTTACGCTGTCTACAATTTGGAGTCGTAATTGTTTTTGCGACACCGAGTGGCCAAAATAATTCATTAATTGGAccgcatgacgcagtaagttgaatgatgcaaacccgtttgttactggatactttctaatatgccttggagactttgtatgtgtaagtaatatgcaactatatttTTTGATACAGCATATTGGCTAATATAAAGTATTAGATTGCTATATTGTTCAATTATTAATACATATGTCTAGctagtgtgctattgtgtgcgtaGCTGCTAGCTCCAAGTAGCcaacatgtttacattttgtaaatgactaaaatagaagaaaataacaaagttgtgtgtttattggaggacatttagacgttaactggctgtccagctttgcacaattaaacacgctgcagaactgcttccatcggacattttacatataATCCGTTACTAGTTctgtttttgctgatatccgactgATATCACTTTTGGATCAGGACACTCCCACTTTAAAATACTGTACAGTGCAACCTCGATGTTCGAACTTAATTGGTtgttgaacagggttcgtaaattgaaaactgtctatagtgaagcagagttccctataagaaacaatgtaaataggaATAATGGGTTctggccttgacaaaagtccatattttagtgaaggcttGTACTGtactacactttgaacacaatataacatGCTATACAGTacggtatatcaaacaaacaaaacaaggagGGGATGGATCAATTGTAAATTGATTAGAATAgagtagaatggactttattgtcattatatttgcatataacgagattaaggactccaacttaaggtgcggtaatgggaacaaatatggggtaaaaataaattacacaagaggtaataaagaaaaaaactaacaattgaaataaacagactactatccaataaaaacaataagcaatcctgtacaatatacaaaacactgtagaaatacaaaatactgtacaatatacagaacaagacaacaagccaaaacaacaatgaCAAGCTTGACTGTCCTGTATGCAGCTGCTTTGCCtacatgcgcgcacacacaccgaagtccctttggtggccacacaaatgatcagaaatcacaaaaagttTAGctttaacaaccatgttgctacaataatcaacatttaaaaacagtaaTGCCCGTTTGCATTAACATCGCCAAACGAGGAGCAGACAGAGAGGAAGAAGGGAGGGGGTTGTGGGGAGGCCCCGCTGAAAAAGAGGTAGCCTCTCTTTGTTGTGGAATAAGTTAGGGcttggcgatatggccttttttttacgatgttgtcacgatacacgatatatatcgcgatattttgccttagccttgaatgaacacttgatgcatataatcacagcagtctgatgattctatgtgtctacattaaaacattattgttcaaactgcattaatatatgctcattttaaactttcatgcagagaaggaaatcacaactaagtcaatttaccaaaagtgtatttattaaacagttattaagcagtagcacaaacattcatgtcatttcaaaacaggaagtgcaagattgtcagtcacattttaaaacaagctatgagtgcacttttgtgcatgatgtctctaagatgacacatcaaaacaacactaaattaaagtgcactttttgtacagaacgccactacaatagtttaaaaccaataaagtgcacttttgtgcataatGTCACACAAGATTtctcaataagtgtcaaataaaaatgagctgcataataggaaatcaaatccttcactatgtggtaggttcctgcaacgttatctccttctgttgttgactatttttttcatacggtgttgatgtggaaatggttgcttcggcattttgttggtgtggcaccgaacggagatgttgacatgcggagtttcaagcactcttcattctcgggcgggtgacttttcaaatgatgttacaaattagcagtaatgctactttttgtagcaacgcttttgccccacacttgacaaattacggttgtctgttccgacatattcccgcttgaagccaaaccaccgccagacgatggaccccctgctgtttttcttaggaattaattcttccttcatttgttaccagattcgcaccttctttctctcgtattaccactcgcaccacagctaactttagccatgcttctacctctctgctccgcgagggcgtatacttatgtgacgtatgtaagaaggtgcgcttgttttatgtctctgtgagaaggggagacaacaaagagtgagaaacgcctgtagtgtaatgcccgcagctaaaagcaactgcctgagaacgtatactcgaatatcacgatctagtcattttctatatcgcacaaagaCAAACCCGCCCTAGAATAAGTCTACTCtggcatatttttccaaaaaagtcCTCTATCACAATTAAAACTAAAGTTTGCTTCAtggatttttttcatgcttgtgaGCGCCATTAATTTTACTCCTCACAAATAGTCTGTAATTTAAGTCCACAGCTATTCCCTCCTTCTCTTTTTGGAACTCATATTGACTTAGCAAAATGGGCAAACCTTGTCAAAAGGCGAAAAAAGACAGAAAAGCCACACCCGCTGAAGTGACTAGTAGTGTACTGTGCTACCCAGC
This genomic interval carries:
- the LOC133610041 gene encoding uncharacterized protein, which codes for MLEEAMEPEVLSYQHAPAPPPLDGDTGEAGSEEADFGAFAYGLAASAHPPFLKSGFRLRTDHSSRDEVKVGRPSWHLTNGYCGAAEETGFADFTVFTEQAAHPWCCGFAPLGGAAVGTKLSGSLTEGRQVVMDAEPRSRCQNGSSQDKSHQTSTLQEEHALNKSTTEDLDSLYDDVSFEGPSEDSEPNVSSLASHGDQTGDEDESLSEWDLCSHRGDWAASQGTTSNNETFDNGVDGETRGLPPSDSFADFCSAATLEDGGGTWAEFKDTRSKLVDQVGSLQFLQASFPEEEVPPEEDNVPSLGALLHPQEEEHTSQGVQRGFWRPHQDIHSAAGLKFQWAASHANRTLLRCLGVDTLARQEPNKDC